One segment of Manihot esculenta cultivar AM560-2 chromosome 4, M.esculenta_v8, whole genome shotgun sequence DNA contains the following:
- the LOC110613585 gene encoding ABC transporter F family member 4: protein MGKKKTGEAGVAAKASTKDGKKEKISVAALLANMDQKPDKPKKGSTSSLSTAKAKAPKVSSYTDGIDLPPSDEEDDYASEDEEQQAGAKRQSSRQQRGDTKPLDISVTDKELKKREKKDLLAAYAVEQAKKEALKDDHDAFTVVIGSRASVLEGEDNADANVKDITIDNFSVSARGKELLKNASVKISHGKRYGLVGPNGMGKSTLLKLIAWRKIPVPKNIDVLLVEQEVVGDDKTALEAVVAANEELVKIRQEVASLQNLTLAAGDEDGDDINGNDAGEKLAELYEKLQILGSDAAEAQASKILAGLGFTREMQGRRTRSFSGGWRMRISLARALFVQPTLLLLDEPTNHLDLRAVLWLEEYLCRWKKTLVVVSHDRDFLNTVCNEIIHLHDLKLHFYRGNFDDFESGYEQRRKEVNKKFEIYDKQVKAARRSGNRVQQEKVKDRAKFAAAKEASKSKAKGKGGEEEPLAEAPRKWKDYSVEFHFPEPTELTPPLLQLIEVSFSYPNREDFRLSNVDVGIDMGTRVAIVGPNGAGKSTLLNLLAGDLVPAEGEVRRSQKLRIGRYSQHFVDLLTMDETPVQYLLRLHPEQEGLSKQEAVRAKLGKFGLPSHNHLTPIAKLSGGQKARVVFTSISMSRPHILLLDEPTNHLDMQSIDALADALDEFTGGVVLVSHDSRLISRVCENEERSEIWVVENGTVNAYPGTFEEYKEELQKEIKAEVDD from the coding sequence ATGGGAAAAAAGAAAACAGGAGAGGCTGGTGTAGCAGCAAAGGCAAGCACCAAAGATGGGAAGAAGGAGAAAATATCTGTTGCAGCCTTGCTTGCCAACATGGACCAGAAACCTGACAAACCTAAAAAGGGATCAACCTCTTCCTTGAGCACTGCCAAGGCAAAGGCTCCAAAAGTTTCATCTTATACTGATGGGATTGATCTCCCTCCTTCTGATGAAGAGGATGATTATGCCTCTGAGGATGAGGAGCAGCAGGCTGGGGCCAAAAGACAATCAAGCAGACAGCAAAGGGGTGACACAAAGCCACTTGATATCTCTGTGACAGACAAAGAACTCAAAAAGCGAGAAAAGAAGGACTTGCTTGCTGCTTATGCTGTAGAGCAAGCCAAAAAGGAGGCCCTTAAGGATGACCATGATGCTTTCACTGTTGTAATTGGTAGCCGAGCTTCAGTTCTTGAAGGTGAAGATAACGCAGATGCTAATGTCAAAGATATAACAATAGATAATTTCTCTGTGTCAGCACGGGGGAAAGAACTCTTGAAAAATGCGTCAGTGAAGATATCACATGGAAAGAGATATGGTCTAGTTGGGCCCAATGGAATGGGCAAGTCCACTTTGTTAAAGCTTATTGCTTGGAGGAAGATTCCTGTGCCTAAAAATATAGATGTGCTCCTGGTTGAACAAGAGGTGGTTGGTGATGATAAAACTGCACTAGAAGCTGTTGTTGCAGCTAATGAAGAGCTTGTCAAGATTCGGCAAGAAGTTGCATCTTTGCAAAATTTAACTTTGGCTGCTGGTGATGAGGATGGAGATGATATAAATGGAAATGATGCAGGAGAAAAGCTTGCTGAATTGTATGAGAAATTGCAGATCTTGGGGTCAGATGCTGCTGAGGCTCAGGCATCAAAGATTCTTGCTGGGTTGGGTTTCACCAGGGAAATGCAGGGCCGCCGTACTCGATCATTTAGCGGTGGCTGGAGGATGAGAATTTCATTGGCTAGGGCGCTTTTTGTGCAGCCAACTCTTTTACTGTTGGATGaacccactaaccatcttgatCTCAGGGCTGTTCTGTGGTTAGAGGAGTACCTGTGCAGATGGAAGAAAACTCTTGTTGTTGTTTCTCATGACAGGGATTTTCTTAACACAGTATGCAATGAAATTATCCATCTTCATGACTTGAAGCTTCATTTCTACCGAgggaattttgatgattttgaaagtgGATATGAGCAGCGTCGCAAAGAGGTGAAcaagaaatttgaaatttatgaTAAGCAGGTAAAAGCTGCTAGGAGATCAGGAAACCGGGTGCAGCAGGAAAAGGTTAAAGATCGTGCAAAATTTGCTGCTGCCAAGGAAGCATCAAAGAGCAAGGCAAAGGGCAAGGGAGGTGAAGAAGAACCCCTGGCAGAGGCTCCAAGGAAGTGGAAAGATTACAGTGTGGAGTTCCACTTCCCTGAACCTACAGAGCTGACACCACCACTTTTGCAGCTGATTGAAGTCAGCTTCAGTTATCCCAACCGGGAGGATTTCAGGCTCTCAAATGTTGATGTGGGCATTGATATGGGTACCCGTGTTGCCATTGTTGGGCCCAATGGGGCTGGAAAATCTACTCTACTTAATCTTCTTGCTGGTGATTTGGTTCCAGCTGAAGGGGAAGTAAGAAGAAGTCAGAAGTTGCGGATTGGGAGGTACTCACAGCACTTTGTGGACCTATTGACAATGGATGAAACACCTGTTCAGTATCTTCTTCGGCTTCATCCTGAACAAGAGGGACTTAGCAAGCAGGAGGCTGTTCGGGCCAAGCTTGGGAAATTTGGGCTCCCAAGTCATAATCACCTCACTCCAATTGCAAAATTGTCTGGAGGGCAAAAAGCTCGGGTTGTATTTACATCGATTTCTATGTCAAGGCCGCACATATTGTTGTTGGATGAGCCAACAAATCATTTAGACATGCAGAGCATCGATGCATTGGCTGATGCGCTGGATGAATTTACTGGTGGAGTTGTCTTAGTTAGCCATGATTCTAGGCTGATTTCTCGGGTTTGTgagaatgaagagagaagtgaaaTTTGGGTGGTAGAAAATGGGACTGTGAATGCTTACCCAGGCACATTTGAGGAGTACAAGGAAGAGCTACAGAAAGAAATTAAAGCAGAGGTTGATGATTAA
- the LOC110613866 gene encoding E3 ubiquitin-protein ligase At1g63170 — MDATSSESHSKTQIDQYPLLMEQMDSHNDHEHIIDLTRNDDASSSSSHDGRPPELGLPQHEDRSSVSASGPTDQTSSSSLNGLNSSNSTFTRRSDGYERRRRSPLNSGLWISIELFVTVSQITASVVVLSLSRDEKPQAPLFAWVVGYASGCVATLPILYWRFRTRYQSGQQDSVQLHQGSSQDNPPDSSYTAISVTQASDEENFHSTESTAINGQALRPVGARLNGLMDHLKMALDCFFAVWFVVGNVWIFGGHSSPTDAPKLYKLCIVFLTFSCIGYAMPFILCATICCCLPCIISLLGIREDFSQNRGATVESINSLPTYKFKLHKSENPNDNDDSGTGDGGVLAAGTEKERAISAEDAVCCICLNKYVDDDELRELHCSHFFHVECVDKWLKINASCPLCKSELGESSGAPSLARDSQH; from the exons ATGGATGCTACTTCTTCTGAATCACATAGCAAAACACAAATTGACCAATACCCCTTGTTGATGGAACAAATGGATAGCCATAATGATCATGAGCACATAATTGATTTAACAAGAAATGATGATGCTTCATCAAGTTCATCTCATGATGGTCGGCCTCCTGAACTTGGCTTACCTCAGCATGAAGATAGATCATCAGTTAGTGCAAGTGGCCCAACCGATCAAACTTCTTCATCTTCCTTAAATGGATTAAACTCTAGTAATTCAACATTTACAAGGAGAAGTGATGGGTATGAACGTCGGCGCAGGAGCCCATTGAACTCTGGGTTATGGATTTCCATTGAGCTATTTGTCACTGTGAGTCAGATTACAGCCTCTGTTGTTGTTTTGTCATTGTCAAGAGATGAAAAACCTCAAGCCCCATTATTTGCATGGGTTGTGGGTTATGCATCTGGTTGTGTTGCAACACTTCCCATTCTTTACTGGCGTTTTCGTACCCGCTACCAGAGTGGCCAACAAGATTCTGTTCAGTTGCATCAAGGCTCTTCGCAAGACAATCCTCCTGACTCGTCCTATACAGCCATTTCTGTTACTCAAGCTTCGGATGAGGAGAACTTTCACTCTACAGAATCAACCGCAATAAATGGTCAAGCTCTGAGACCAGTAGGTGCACG GCTCAATGGATTAATGGACCATCTCAAGATGGCTTTGGATTGCTTCTTTGCAGTGTGGTTTGTTGTGGGCAATGTCTGGATATTTGGAGGTCATTCCAGTCCCACTGATGCTCCCAAATTGTACAA ATTATGTATAGTGTTCCTTACTTTTAGCTGTATAGGGTATGCCATGCCATTCATACTATGTGCAACAATTTGTTGCTGCTTGCCTTGCATAATCTCTCTCCTTGGAATTCGAGAGGATTTTTCTCAAAATAGAGGAGCCACCGTAGAATCAATCAATAGTTTGCCAACCTACAAGTTCAAGCTACATAAAAGTGAGAATCCCAATGATAATGATGACTCAGGGACTGGTGATGGTGGTGTCTTGGCTGCAGGGACTGAAAAGGAGCGTGCAATATCAGCAGAAGATGCG GTATGCTGTATTTGCTTGAATAAATATGTGGACGATGATGAGCTGAGGGAACTACATTGCTCCCATTTCTTCCATGTGGAGTGTGTGGACAAGTGGTTGAAGATCAATGCGTCATGTCCCCTGTGTAAAAGTGAGCTTGGTGAGAGTAGTGGCGCTCCATCATTAGCCAGAGACTCCCAACACTAA